Genomic window (Pogoniulus pusillus isolate bPogPus1 chromosome 17, bPogPus1.pri, whole genome shotgun sequence):
GTGGGCTGGTTGTAGGTTTGCCAGGGAAAATGCAGGCTGCCACGGAGAAATGAAATTGCCCACATCTGACCCTGCCAGACCTCTTTGTGTCTGCCTGCCAGCATTTGCAGGAGCGTCCCCTCGTGCGAAGGGTTTCGGGGATGAACGTGACTTGGGTGTGCTGTGCTATAACACACGGAGAGGACAGCACTTGCGTTTGCTTGCTTGGGCCAGTAGTTGGGAAAGGATAACCAGGAGCATCTGATGCAGTAATAATTCAAGTCATTTATTGCACGGTTTCGGAAGGGTCGCCCTCACTTTGCCAGATCGTACAAGAGATACCTTAACCTGGATTGCGTAACCGAGCGGTGCAAACAGCCAGCCTGGTGTCACTCTGCAAGGAAAATCAATGGCAAACCTTGTTTGACTCGAGCCCCGTGCGCTGCCTTTGCCCGCGAGTTCCCCCTTAATTTATGCACCGGGAGCCGTAAAACCCTGCTGAATTCGAGGGCGGGAGGGCTGAGCCTGAAGTGTTGTGCACCGTCCTTTGGCAACCGAGCTTGCCCCTCTCAAGGGGCTGCGTTTGTAACGCGTGGCTTTCCGAGGCTTCTCCGAACAAGATAAGAGCCAGAAAACAGCAACTTCCGCGGGCGATCGTCCCCACCGGAccctttcccaccccccacCGAGAAGCGCAGATGAGAGAGCGGTGGGATGCCCGGGAGAGCGCAAAGCGTGCGGCGTTCCAGTGCGGAAGGGCGGCGAGCTGCTGGCCGGAGAGCTGGGTGCTCAAGCCCGGGGAGCTTCCAGGCTGCAGGCGCTTGGCCCCTTCGGCTCTGGAGGACTGAATGCAAATGACGGCAGCGAGGCAGGAAGCAGCGCGCAAATCCTGCCTGCTCCGGGTACCCGAACCCACCCCACTTCATACAGCCGAGGGCACCGTCCGGAGTCAGATGGTCGGGAGGACTTCTCCCTTCAATGAAAGGTGGAGATGCGATTGCTACCGCGCGGGCAGGGCTCCGGAATGTGCTTTTCTAGTTGCTTTTTAATGAGCAGTAGAAggcagggggggaggaagaCTAAAGGTGTGCAGAAATGGGCATTGTTTCCCGAGTGCCAGCTCGTGTGTGTGTGACAAAAGCCAGACAGAGCTCCAGGTGTCCCTTTGTTGGCCAGGATTTTTTTTGCCGTTTTGACAGGAAAATGGATTTGCGAGTACGGGAGCAAACCAAACCTGAATTCCATCTGGGTACGTTGCATGTTTCACGCCAGGCGTGCGCTGCCTGCCTTGTTTTATAGTGTCTGGCGTCGgcaagacaggctgggagattgATGAGCTCAAGTTAATAGTAAAGCAGCATATCTCAGGCTCTGTGTTAATGTTCTGCTGCCCTCGAGGAGCTGGCTCTTTCTGGGGGAATTTATGCAAGGCTCTCTGGCTCCGTCACCGCTGTATGGGTATGGATGGGGGTGCACTGTTAGGCactgggcgggggggggggaagaaaaacaaggatgctgctgcctctgagctggagagggagaatGATGGCTCCAGCAACCATGTCTCTGTATTAGCTGCACCTGCTGTGGATGTTGGGAGATGGGGAGAGCAAATGTCAGAGGCAGGAAGAATGGGGGAGGAAATGAAGGAGGAAATAAGAGTGGAAGATAAGGTGGTCTGTGTGCCGGTGGCCACGAGTCAGGCTCGCACAAAGCGCCTTGCCACTCagcggctgcccagggaggtcgagTGGTGGGACTCTCTTCAATCCTGTGCTGGGGTTTAGCTGCCCTCAGCATGCTGCCCTTAGCCTGTGCCCCAGCGGAAAGCAgacagggcagctggggagcagTACTGGTGAATTCGTAGGGTAGTAGTTGGGAGGTGAGAAATGttccccagcccagcactgatctgggaggtggagaggagggaaagtgcATTCTGGTTTTCCTGTAGGAAAACCAGCTACATGAAAGAGCACTCTGGTCTGGAGGACTACAGGGGCAAAGGTCTTATGGATGTCTGGCTCTTAAGGACAGCAGAAAACACAATGGCATCTTTCCCTGTGCAGCAGAAAGCACCACTAGGAACGGGGGCTCCAGCTGTAGTACCTTGGTCTTCTCATCCAAGTGCTGAGCTAGTGGGTTGGGAGAAGATGAGAGCTCAGTTCTGCTCCTGGTGCAGGGCAAGAAGACATTGATTTGTGGTAAGCCTGGAGCTCGTCTGCGTGCAAGGAGAGTCAGACGCCATCGACTGGCCGTGCAACATGATGCCATACTGGGAGGTAATTGTGCCACTGGAGCGGGGGACGTTGAATGTGGAAGCTGAGTCAAAGTGACCATCCTGGTGCTAATGCCACAAAGTCATTAAAGAGGAAATGTTAAGTGGTTCCTCTGGCCAGAGACTGTCTTGCTGAAGATAAGGCAGTCAGACCTTGTCCCTGTGCCTGATTAGCTCTGTGTTTCTAGAGAACAAAGTCAGGCGGGGGGTGGTttggaggaggctgctgtggctgctgttagTGAAGGTAAGACACAAGGATGCTGGTGGAATTGAGGCCATCCAGGgaggccctgtgctgctgctcttgctgtgggtgctttcatttgctttgctgcttttgacTGCTTCGTGACCCTGTTCCTCTTTTAAAGACCTTCCCGTGGCTATTTCAGAGCTTTGCATTTATGTGCCGTGTCCAGGTCTATTCTGGTCCTGCTTTGAGAGGCAGTGAATGAACGTGGACATAACAGCTGAGATGGTGCACGGCCAAGTGCTTGGCACCTGGGATGTGGCAGCTCTCAGGGTGACTTGCCAAGAAGCACCTGTCTCAGTCACAGGCTGTTAGGAGGCTTGACAAGAGACAGAGGAGCTTAAAGTGCCACTAAAACCCTTGGCACTGGAGTTTTATGTCCCTGACCCAGGAAAGGAGATTTGAAGGCACTTGCATATTATCCTTATGGGGTGATAGATCCTATTCTTCACAGCCTGAGTCTGTTGCCTCACTAGCAACATTTCTGATGCTCTGGCACAAGGGAGCTCTCATTTCTATGCCCAGGCTGAAGCCCAAAGGTGCCTTTCACAGTTACGGTGCACTCACACCAGGAAGCTGTTTGTGAACAGCCAGGAGGTGAAGAGGAAATGATTCCACCTTCTAGCTTACTTTTCCTCAAGGCCTACATCTGATTTTGCAACCTGCCTTTTCAATTTTCACCTCCTGTAAGTGATCCTCAGTTGAGCTGAACTGGCTGAATTCCCACCTCAGCAGGCTCAGCTCACTTCTGTCCACCCTCCTCGTACAGCCTGGGTCACCTCCCTGTGCTCTCACTGCCTGATGGGtgaccaccacctcccaggcttGGGTCTAGGAGCAGAGTGTCCCAGACTGAGCTAAACCAGGTctagcagagctcctctgcttgaGATCTGTGCCTCGGGGCTGCTGCCTTGTTGTTTGGGTATGCACTGGAGTCACCAAACCAAGGCTGCTTGCCAGTGATAAGTAAAAGCAATGTgagatctgggggtgtgcaggactCCCACTGAACCTGTCAGCACTCAGCACCTTTGAAAACCAGGCTGCACCTAAGCTGTACTGGGTTCAGAGGGTTCCGAAACCTGAACTGAGGTTAGAACCCCTAATGGGAGTGGTGAGCTAAGAATGGCTCAGTGCAAACCAGGATGACTGAAGAAACTGTATTTAAGATGTACATAGTGGGGTGAGAGAATGAAACCAGCAAGGCAGGGGACAGAATGGACTGGCAGTTTCCACAAATAGGGTGttgcaggctggctgctggtgaGTTCCAGCAGGAGTGTGAGCGGGGAGGAAGCTGTCAGGATGGTGCAGAGCAAATATCAGGCTGTGAAAATGcatagccaggtgaggggtttGCGAGAAGCTGTGAAGTTCCAAATGGGAAGGGatagctgcttctgctggcacccagcctggaggtgacaAAAAGCAACATTTGCACTCTTGCCCCAAATGACAGATTTGTAACACGCTGGAAATTGACTTGCAAGGCCTGTCCCCGGGCAGCTGGCAGAGTCCGAGCCCCACGGGTGACGTTTTCTCTGGTGGCAGGGGACCTTTCTTTGGTCAGCTGGTGACATTGTCAGAGAAATCCAaaggcaggctgctggagaggctgtgcCTCTGAGCATCACTGCTTGTGaagagcctcctccagctcctggcatcGCTTCCTGCAGCCGAGCGCTGAGCAGTGCAAACCGTTTTGCTCTCTTGTCAGTTTGCAGAGGAGTTTAGCTGTGATGCGTGACAGAGGAGCTTTAAAAGCGAGCACACATGTGGTGGGGGTGTTGGAATGTCCCCGTGGCCGTTGGCTTCCGAGAGCAGTGTTTACAGGCGCAGGAGCGTTCACATTGCTGCTGCTCAACTTTCGACGGCAGGCAGCAGAACGCTGCTACTTAACCAGCAGGTCCGGCTGGAGACTTGCTTTGTATTCTTATGGGCCACCCGGCGGCTGCAGTTTGTCCCTCTGGAAGGTGCTGCCGTGGTGCTTGCTATGAGAGCTTCCGACAGTGGTGGCGATGAGCAGTGTGTCGTGTCAGGGCAGGATGAAGGCTAcaagagagggagcagcaggcttCTGTTCTTGGATTAGTGCTCAGCATTCCTGAGGCTTTTGCCTGGAAGGTGACTTTCGAGATGAGAAGTCAGAACCCTTGCAGACCTGGCCCTTGTGCCATCCGTTTGGGTGGATGCTCTTCACTTGAGGCAGATGAAGAGACTAATTGCAGAGGTCACCTAAGGGTGAGAGTGAGGGAAGGCAGAAGTCGTCTCcctggggggaagggaaggaagtgcTTTTGTCATTCCTCTCAGTGAGAATAACAAAGTGAGCAAGCACAGGAATTGGCAGACTGCACCATCCCGTGCTCTGTCTCTCCTGGTAGCCAACAGCAGAGACACCAGCAAGGATATTCACAGCAGGCAGATGAAAAATAATctcccccccccggccccatCACCATCCTTTCTTAATCCAGAACAGCCAGAAGGTATTTTCAGCTCTGGAAGGTCAGGGGTTTGTTTGCTAGTGTTAGCTGTGCTTTTTCAGCTGCTCCTGTTATCCACATCACCCTCCAGCCTTTGCTACCCACCTCTGCACTATGGCTTTGGGCTgctgaatggagctgcactccctGGGTTTCTCTGGGAACACATCACTAAAGAGGAAGGATGTTCTCTGTCCTTGATACTCCTCAGTCCTCAGATCCACCCTGATTGGCAGCCAGCCTCCAGCATCTGCTGGATTGCTTTCAAGCCTCAGTGGGATTTTATTTTGGATGTTGTTGtttaactctttctgctcttgtGCTGTGTAGGCTCAGATTTCCTTTTTGCATGGGACCAGACAGCTTTTTCACTCCTGAATCAGACTTAGGAAACAGTGCCACGGTGCCCAGAGGAGGTtgtcagagcagaggaggaaagaatgTTTTAAGATGAGCAAGACAGCAATGATGTGCTCAGATAGCTTCTGAAGTGGTTTTGGAAGTTTGTTGTCAGCAAATGTTCCTGAGAGCCGTTTGCAGCCAGATATGAGAGCCTGGGCTTGCCGTGGTGTGCTGGGTCACAGCTGGGTAGGCCAGGGCTGGAATTCCTGCCAGTTTGACACATCTGCACCTGCCGCCCCTCGTGAGTTGGGAAGGAGTTCTGTGAAAGCCCTGAGCAAGCAGGCTGGGCTCATCTGCCcctccaaagctgctgctgtctgttcaCTGGCTCACTTCAGTAGACGCTGACATAAACGAGCCTCCTTGGATGAGATCCTGATTCCATTTACGTATCGATCCCATTGGTGCTGAGGTTACAGCCTGGAGTTGGGGAGCGTGAGGATGGGTTGTACAAACAAGCCCTCAGCTGCATGGCTGGAGAGTCAGGTCCCATCTGTGGCTGAAGCACGAGGTCCTGAACATTACCTGAGGGAGCCTGACCATCTCCTTTGTTTGCTGTTATGTGTTGCTGCAGGAGTGAGGACAgcttccaggctaaacagcaaGACACGCCCAggccatggagtccaaccaggaatCCTCACTCTTCCTGGTGAAGATCTTGGAGGAGCTGGACATGAAGCAGAACACCGTTTCTTACCAGGACCTCTGCAAGTCCCTGTGTGCCAGGTTTGATTTATCCCAGTTGGCCAAGCTCAGGAGTGTGCTGTTTTACACCGCTTGCCTGGATCCTAAtttcccagccactctgttcaaAGACAAAATGAGATGCACTGTAAACAATCAGCAATCAAAGAAAATCATGGTGGCAGCTGATATAGTAACAATATTCAACCTCATTCAAATGAACGGGGGAGTGGCCAAGGAGAAGCTTCCAGTTGCAAGGCAGAAAGTGAAGAAGAAGGAGTCCTTTGAGTCCTGTAGGTCTGACACAGAGCTCTGCAACGCGGCAGACTGCCTGCCCAACTGCGAGCTGAGCGAGCAGGACTTCAGCAGGGGCTTTCCGGTCAGGAGGCCTTCAAAATGCAGGAAGATGGACTGCAAAGACTGCCAGCAGTTTGTGCCCTCCTCAGAGCCTAACTTTTTGCTGGGTGTGAACAAGGAGCTGAAGGGCCGAGCTgcctctctggacaggctgcaggcgCTGGCGTCCTACTCCATCGCCACGTCTCCGCCGTGCGAGATGCAGAGCACCTACTTCCCCATGAACATTGAAAATGAGTCCATTTCAGACCAGGACTCCTTGCCCATCAGTGCAGGCATGAAAGAAACTTTCCTTTCGAGTGAGGAGCCCTTTGTGATGCAGTcctgtgtccagaaaaggaatATATTCAAAGAAGATTTCCATAATCTGATTACAATATCTCCCCACTTAATACCAGCCAACAAAAAGCCGGAAGATGGGCACAGAGAGCCTCAGAGCAGGAAAGAAAGCTCTAAGCAGGCTTTCTTCAaccacagctttgaaatgcCATACAGCAGCCAGTACCTGAACCCAGTTTATTCTCCCATACCAGACAAAAGGCGAGCGAAGCATGAAAgtttagatgatctccaagccTCCACGTATTTTGGCCCCACTACCGTTCTTGGACCCCAGGACACCAAAAAGTGGCCCGGGAAGCCAACCAAGCAAACTGCCTGGCCAGCTAAGAGCTGGAGTTTAAACACAGAGGAGGTTCCTGACTTTGAACGGTCGTTTTTCAACAGGAAGCAGCCCGAAGAGCAGCCGCGATACCAGGCCCCCGGCAACCCCGCTCCAAGCTTCCCCTCGGCCGACAGGCATCAGCCCTACCTGAATGCCAAGGAGCAGCAACCAATCATGCAGGCAGGCTACGCCGTGAAACCCAACGGGCACAAGGGCAAGGAAATGCCTTCCATTCTGGGCGTGGAGAAGCAGGAGCCCATCAGGAAATTCAAGGACAAAAGCATTAACTGCACCTCCGTCCAGATCCTGAGCGTGGACAGGACCACGAGCGTCGGGACGCAGACGGAgcagcagggcctggagcacaagaaATGCAAGGACCTGTGCGGAGCTGGCCAAGCCAAGTACGGGGAGAGGCACTCCCTGAAGCAGTCGGACGACGACTCTGAAATCGTGAGCGATGACATCAGTGACATCTTCCGCTTCCTGGACGACATGAGCATCAGCGGCTCCACGGGGGTGATGCAGTCCTCCTGCTACAACAGCACCGGCTCCTTGTCCCAGGTGCACAAGTCCGACTGCGACAGCTCCCCCGAGCACAACCTGACCAAAATCCCCAACGGGAGCGCCTGCAGCAAGCTGGAGAAGGCGCCGCGGGCGGAGCCGGGCGGGGCGGACGATGAGCTGAAGACCAGCGTCTGCAAGCTGGTGCTGAGGATTGGCGAGATAGAGAAGAAACTGGAGTCGCTCAGCGGCGTGCGGGAAGAGATCTCCCAAGTCCTGGGGAAACTGAGCAAGCTGGACCAAAAGATCCAGCAGCCGGAGAAGGTCAGCGTGCAGATAGACCTCAATTCCTTGACGAGCGACGCTGCGTCCGACGAGAGTACCTCCCCTCAGCTATTCCAGTGCCACAACGCTCCCCACGCCGGCAAGCTGGAGAACAACCCAGAGTGGTGCTGTTCAGATGCCAGCGGAAGCAACAGCGAGAGCCTGCGGGTAAAAGCCTTAAAAAAAAGTTTGTTTACTAGGAGATCCTCGAGGTCACTGACAGAGGAAAACAGTGCCACCGAGTCCAAAATAGCCAGCATCTCCAACTCCCCCCGAGACTGGAGAGCCATCACTTACACCAACCAGGCGGGCATCACGGAAGAGGAGATGAAGGAAAGAGATGGAGGAGAAAATAAGGACTGGCACAGGAAATCTAAAGAGGTAATTTCAACTTTAACTGGCATAATGAGTACTTAAAAATAGCCTGGTTATGGATGTCTTCCTTAGTCATCACAAGCCTGGGGGTATGGCAGTGCTTTGCCCTGCCATTTAATGCTCGTCTTTATTGTTACCGCAATGGAGTGGGTTTGTACCTATGGGCTCTTGCCTGGCAGCTGCGATACCGTCAAGTTGCTGCTCAGAAGCTTTGTTCTGTGGCAAAGGGAGGGGTTACGGTGTGGCCGACACCTCTGGAGGATGATGATGGCGTTTATCACCAGCGGTGAGCCACGGAGGCTGGGTAATTGACTTAGAAGGTGTGGGGCAATGGAATTCTCCAGCGGCTGCTTCGGCAGGGCTGTCTCGAAGCTGCGTTGTGACAGCTTCTATCAGGtaggcatgtgtgtgttttggAGCCAACAAAACAGAGTCAGGGATTCAAACCCCTCGAGAAAAGAGTCCTTGTATGTGTTCCATCAGATGTTAGCTGCAGCTGTGTTCTCTGCATCCGACTTTCACGGTCATTTAAGCCTCCCGCTGCGGAAGTGCAGCATCGCTGTGGTCTTGTTTCGGTAGGGCAGGCAAACTCCACCCAAGCCTCCCAACAGCTGCCGCTGACATCTTCGCagactgcaaggctgctgtggctgtcctCATGCTGGACTCAGCTGCACCTGTGTGTGGTGTGAGAAACTGTTTCATAGGCAGTGGAGAGGTCTGGGGGCCCTTGAGCTCCCTTGTTGGTTGGCAGCATGGGATAGACATCCTGTGCCTCCTTGGGATGGGGGATGAGGGCAAAGAGTCTGAGAAAGAGGCCTGGTGGAAGTGCAGTTGGGTGAAcaggaacacctaaaccatgaGTTATTGGTAGgttgcagaggaggaagaaacaaGCCCAGACCTTGGCTCTCCTGTGACCTGTATCTGCCCAGGGTGAAATGCTGACTTTGAAAgtccctccctcatcctacagCAGACGGTGGCTGCCTCTGAACTGGTACCATGGATGGTGGTCCTGTGTCAGGGCATGGCCCCCACTGGCTTCCCCAAGGCTTTTTCTTGTTAAAATCTGGTCTCTAACCAGAAGCCTGGAagcctgctcagagcagccaggctttcctgcaTGTCAGGCCcatttccagagcagctttATAATGTGTAAGCAGGAGAGACTCTGAACTTCCACTGCTGCATCAGCTTTGTGTCTATCTCATGGTGAGTGCGGGGCTGCTTCTCTTGGAgctggctgtgagaagaagaTGGGCATATGGATTAGAGACATCTGAAAAGCCTTTCTCATGgctggtatttttttttaaccatgtGCTGGTTAATTCTCCTGGAAGGAGTATCTCTGTCCCTTGTGTTTAACCCCCTCATAGTCCTGTTTCTTCTCTCCAATTCTTTTGAACCCTactgcaggcagacaggcagtaCGAAATCCCACAGCCACATAGACTCTCTAAACAGCCAAAAGATGCTTTCTTGATTGAACAAGTCTTTAGTCCTCATCCCTACCCTGCCTCGCTCAAGTCACACATGAAGAGCAACCCACTCTACACAGACatgaggctgacagagctggcTGAGGTGAAACGTGCCCAACCCTCGTGGACCATAGAGGAATACACAAGGAACTCGGGGGATAAAGGCAAGATTGCAGCCCTGGATCTACAAGTAAGTCCCACTTGATTGATTTGCTCTCTTAGTTTTGGAGAGTGGCCCTTCGTGTTTGGATGGCTTCGTTGTGAATGGATGGTGCCAGAATGTATATATACTTAAAAGGGATTTGGTTAGCTCAGGAAGGAGCTGTGCAGTGTTGAGCCTCTGATCTTGTTGATCCCTACCCATACCAGTCAGCAACAAGGTAGAATGGGGAGGTTTCATTGCTGAGTGGTGATCCTTGACAGCTTGGTGTTCCCAGCTTGCTCTGCAATAGAGAGATGACTGCTAAATCATTGTGGTGTTAGCAGCTCTAAAGAAGAGCTGAGGGATAAATGGGCATGGAGATGTAGCAGTCCCTGGGTCGAGTCAACTCCAAGCACCAATACATGCTGGGCAGTGACTAgcttgggagcagccctgaggagaggagatttggaagtgctggtggatgacaagctcaatctgagctgtcagtgtgctctggcagcccagagagcaaccagagcctgggctgcagcaagagcagtgtgggcagtagggagagagaaatgatcctgcccctctgctctgcactgctgagaccccacctggagtactgcatccagtgctggagcccctgggacaagagggatgtgctggaaggtggccaga
Coding sequences:
- the MINAR1 gene encoding major intrinsically disordered Notch2-binding receptor 1 isoform X1, with product MESNQESSLFLVKILEELDMKQNTVSYQDLCKSLCARFDLSQLAKLRSVLFYTACLDPNFPATLFKDKMRCTVNNQQSKKIMVAADIVTIFNLIQMNGGVAKEKLPVARQKVKKKESFESCRSDTELCNAADCLPNCELSEQDFSRGFPVRRPSKCRKMDCKDCQQFVPSSEPNFLLGVNKELKGRAASLDRLQALASYSIATSPPCEMQSTYFPMNIENESISDQDSLPISAGMKETFLSSEEPFVMQSCVQKRNIFKEDFHNLITISPHLIPANKKPEDGHREPQSRKESSKQAFFNHSFEMPYSSQYLNPVYSPIPDKRRAKHESLDDLQASTYFGPTTVLGPQDTKKWPGKPTKQTAWPAKSWSLNTEEVPDFERSFFNRKQPEEQPRYQAPGNPAPSFPSADRHQPYLNAKEQQPIMQAGYAVKPNGHKGKEMPSILGVEKQEPIRKFKDKSINCTSVQILSVDRTTSVGTQTEQQGLEHKKCKDLCGAGQAKYGERHSLKQSDDDSEIVSDDISDIFRFLDDMSISGSTGVMQSSCYNSTGSLSQVHKSDCDSSPEHNLTKIPNGSACSKLEKAPRAEPGGADDELKTSVCKLVLRIGEIEKKLESLSGVREEISQVLGKLSKLDQKIQQPEKVSVQIDLNSLTSDAASDESTSPQLFQCHNAPHAGKLENNPEWCCSDASGSNSESLRVKALKKSLFTRRSSRSLTEENSATESKIASISNSPRDWRAITYTNQAGITEEEMKERDGGENKDWHRKSKEADRQYEIPQPHRLSKQPKDAFLIEQVFSPHPYPASLKSHMKSNPLYTDMRLTELAEVKRAQPSWTIEEYTRNSGDKGKIAALDLQTQESLNPNNLEYWMEDIYTPGYDSLLKRKEAEFRRAKDQRLLRIQEDDCLSYLPEVVGVFHGHWIESRLCSCEQFTPV
- the MINAR1 gene encoding major intrinsically disordered Notch2-binding receptor 1 isoform X2, translated to MESNQESSLFLVKILEELDMKQNTVSYQDLCKSLCARFDLSQLAKLRSVLFYTACLDPNFPATLFKDKMRCTVNNQQSKKIMVAADIVTIFNLIQMNGGVAKEKLPVARQKVKKKESFESCRSDTELCNAADCLPNCELSEQDFSRGFPVRRPSKCRKMDCKDCQQFVPSSEPNFLLGVNKELKGRAASLDRLQALASYSIATSPPCEMQSTYFPMNIENESISDQDSLPISAGMKETFLSSEEPFVMQSCVQKRNIFKEDFHNLITISPHLIPANKKPEDGHREPQSRKESSKQAFFNHSFEMPYSSQYLNPVYSPIPDKRRAKHESLDDLQASTYFGPTTVLGPQDTKKWPGKPTKQTAWPAKSWSLNTEEVPDFERSFFNRKQPEEQPRYQAPGNPAPSFPSADRHQPYLNAKEQQPIMQAGYAVKPNGHKGKEMPSILGVEKQEPIRKFKDKSINCTSVQILSVDRTTSVGTQTEQQGLEHKKCKDLCGAGQAKYGERHSLKQSDDDSEIVSDDISDIFRFLDDMSISGSTGVMQSSCYNSTGSLSQVHKSDCDSSPEHNLTKIPNGSACSKLEKAPRAEPGGADDELKTSVCKLVLRIGEIEKKLESLSGVREEISQVLGKLSKLDQKIQQPEKVSVQIDLNSLTSDAASDESTSPQLFQCHNAPHAGKLENNPEWCCSDASGSNSESLRVKALKKSLFTRRSSRSLTEENSATESKIASISNSPRDWRAITYTNQAGITEEEMKERDGGENKDWHRKSKEADRQYEIPQPHRLSKQPKDAFLIEQVFSPHPYPASLKSHMKSNPLYTDMRLTELAEVKRAQPSWTIEEYTRNSGDKGKIAALDLQTQESLNPNNLEYWMEDIYTPGYDSLLKRKEAEFRRAKVCKIAALIAAAACTVILVIVVPICTMKS
- the MINAR1 gene encoding major intrinsically disordered Notch2-binding receptor 1 isoform X3, translating into MESNQESSLFLVKILEELDMKQNTVSYQDLCKSLCARFDLSQLAKLRSVLFYTACLDPNFPATLFKDKMRCTVNNQQSKKIMVAADIVTIFNLIQMNGGVAKEKLPVARQKVKKKESFESCRSDTELCNAADCLPNCELSEQDFSRGFPVRRPSKCRKMDCKDCQQFVPSSEPNFLLGVNKELKGRAASLDRLQALASYSIATSPPCEMQSTYFPMNIENESISDQDSLPISAGMKETFLSSEEPFVMQSCVQKRNIFKEDFHNLITISPHLIPANKKPEDGHREPQSRKESSKQAFFNHSFEMPYSSQYLNPVYSPIPDKRRAKHESLDDLQASTYFGPTTVLGPQDTKKWPGKPTKQTAWPAKSWSLNTEEVPDFERSFFNRKQPEEQPRYQAPGNPAPSFPSADRHQPYLNAKEQQPIMQAGYAVKPNGHKGKEMPSILGVEKQEPIRKFKDKSINCTSVQILSVDRTTSVGTQTEQQGLEHKKCKDLCGAGQAKYGERHSLKQSDDDSEIVSDDISDIFRFLDDMSISGSTGVMQSSCYNSTGSLSQVHKSDCDSSPEHNLTKIPNGSACSKLEKAPRAEPGGADDELKTSVCKLVLRIGEIEKKLESLSGVREEISQVLGKLSKLDQKIQQPEKVSVQIDLNSLTSDAASDESTSPQLFQCHNAPHAGKLENNPEWCCSDASGSNSESLRVKALKKSLFTRRSSRSLTEENSATESKIASISNSPRDWRAITYTNQAGITEEEMKERDGGENKDWHRKSKEADRQYEIPQPHRLSKQPKDAFLIEQVFSPHPYPASLKSHMKSNPLYTDMRLTELAEVKRAQPSWTIEEYTRNSGDKGKIAALDLQTQESLNPNNLEYWMEDIYTPGYDSLLKRKEAEFRRAKDQRLLRIQEDDCLSYLPECWCVPWPLD
- the MINAR1 gene encoding major intrinsically disordered Notch2-binding receptor 1 isoform X5, giving the protein MESNQESSLFLVKILEELDMKQNTVSYQDLCKSLCARFDLSQLAKLRSVLFYTACLDPNFPATLFKDKMRCTVNNQQSKKIMVAADIVTIFNLIQMNGGVAKEKLPVARQKVKKKESFESCRSDTELCNAADCLPNCELSEQDFSRGFPVRRPSKCRKMDCKDCQQFVPSSEPNFLLGVNKELKGRAASLDRLQALASYSIATSPPCEMQSTYFPMNIENESISDQDSLPISAGMKETFLSSEEPFVMQSCVQKRNIFKEDFHNLITISPHLIPANKKPEDGHREPQSRKESSKQAFFNHSFEMPYSSQYLNPVYSPIPDKRRAKHESLDDLQASTYFGPTTVLGPQDTKKWPGKPTKQTAWPAKSWSLNTEEVPDFERSFFNRKQPEEQPRYQAPGNPAPSFPSADRHQPYLNAKEQQPIMQAGYAVKPNGHKGKEMPSILGVEKQEPIRKFKDKSINCTSVQILSVDRTTSVGTQTEQQGLEHKKCKDLCGAGQAKYGERHSLKQSDDDSEIVSDDISDIFRFLDDMSISGSTGVMQSSCYNSTGSLSQVHKSDCDSSPEHNLTKIPNGSACSKLEKAPRAEPGGADDELKTSVCKLVLRIGEIEKKLESLSGVREEISQVLGKLSKLDQKIQQPEKVSVQIDLNSLTSDAASDESTSPQLFQCHNAPHAGKLENNPEWCCSDASGSNSESLRVKALKKSLFTRRSSRSLTEENSATESKIASISNSPRDWRAITYTNQAGITEEEMKERDGGENKDWHRKSKESCFFSPILLNPTAGRQAVRNPTAT
- the MINAR1 gene encoding major intrinsically disordered Notch2-binding receptor 1 isoform X4, which gives rise to MESNQESSLFLVKILEELDMKQNTVSYQDLCKSLCARFDLSQLAKLRSVLFYTACLDPNFPATLFKDKMRCTVNNQQSKKIMVAADIVTIFNLIQMNGGVAKEKLPVARQKVKKKESFESCRSDTELCNAADCLPNCELSEQDFSRGFPVRRPSKCRKMDCKDCQQFVPSSEPNFLLGVNKELKGRAASLDRLQALASYSIATSPPCEMQSTYFPMNIENESISDQDSLPISAGMKETFLSSEEPFVMQSCVQKRNIFKEDFHNLITISPHLIPANKKPEDGHREPQSRKESSKQAFFNHSFEMPYSSQYLNPVYSPIPDKRRAKHESLDDLQASTYFGPTTVLGPQDTKKWPGKPTKQTAWPAKSWSLNTEEVPDFERSFFNRKQPEEQPRYQAPGNPAPSFPSADRHQPYLNAKEQQPIMQAGYAVKPNGHKGKEMPSILGVEKQEPIRKFKDKSINCTSVQILSVDRTTSVGTQTEQQGLEHKKCKDLCGAGQAKYGERHSLKQSDDDSEIVSDDISDIFRFLDDMSISGSTGVMQSSCYNSTGSLSQVHKSDCDSSPEHNLTKIPNGSACSKLEKAPRAEPGGADDELKTSVCKLVLRIGEIEKKLESLSGVREEISQVLGKLSKLDQKIQQPEKVSVQIDLNSLTSDAASDESTSPQLFQCHNAPHAGKLENNPEWCCSDASGSNSESLRVKALKKSLFTRRSSRSLTEENSATESKIASISNSPRDWRAITYTNQAGITEEEMKERDGGENKDWHRKSKEDQRLLRIQEDDCLSYLPEVVGVFHGHWIESRLCSCEQFTPV